A region of Granulibacter bethesdensis DNA encodes the following proteins:
- a CDS encoding FAD/NAD(P)-binding protein, with protein MLVQPEPAKELQPIRDHGVCRHIALIGCGLSGAAFLAHLIRDHPDFSGRITVLEPSEKLGAGLAYGTSDPVHRTNVAAARMSLFPDLPDHFDEWLRQRNVPQSDAHSTMEDGRIYARRSVFGDYVDDTIRSMIEAASGRVIVRHLRLRAMSASRNQTGWGITLEDGSLIAADILVLGVSHTAPDLPAALRGLAGEKGLVADPWRPDALADVAPDAPVCIIGTGLTACDVIASLRARGHRAPMTALSRRGLLPRPRTLLPVEAAGDFSTEPARTASSLLRRIRSTIAAGEAQGRPWEDVIDALRVQAPVVWGALETAEKRRLLRHVRPFWDVHRFQCAPQIDAVVRQGLEEGWLTVRAASLVSAVSEKSGDIVITSRPRGQADISRLTVRAVVNCTGPGHRSVVEVHPVLHALAQQGALRSDPCRLGIDVDWESRVLDRDGTAWPDAFVVGPLARGTHGELMGLPQVTTQPKAVAATVAALAAKSVARDVPADAEA; from the coding sequence ATGCTCGTGCAGCCTGAACCCGCAAAAGAATTACAGCCTATCAGGGATCATGGGGTGTGCAGACATATTGCCCTGATCGGTTGTGGTCTGTCCGGAGCTGCTTTTCTGGCCCATCTTATCCGTGATCATCCTGATTTTTCAGGCAGAATCACGGTGTTGGAGCCTTCAGAAAAGCTGGGGGCCGGGTTGGCGTATGGCACATCCGACCCTGTCCACCGCACCAATGTCGCGGCAGCCCGTATGTCGCTTTTTCCAGACCTGCCTGATCATTTTGATGAATGGCTCAGACAGAGAAACGTGCCCCAGAGTGATGCGCACTCCACGATGGAGGATGGAAGGATATACGCCAGAAGATCGGTATTTGGGGATTATGTCGATGATACGATCCGCTCCATGATAGAAGCCGCCTCTGGAAGGGTTATAGTTCGTCATCTTCGGCTGCGTGCTATGTCGGCATCCCGCAATCAGACTGGTTGGGGGATTACGCTGGAAGATGGATCGCTCATTGCAGCGGATATTCTGGTGTTGGGCGTCAGTCACACCGCCCCTGACTTGCCCGCAGCTCTGCGCGGATTGGCGGGAGAAAAGGGATTGGTCGCCGATCCGTGGCGGCCTGACGCATTGGCGGATGTTGCGCCTGATGCGCCGGTTTGCATTATCGGCACGGGGCTGACAGCGTGCGACGTGATCGCCTCCCTGCGGGCGCGGGGGCATCGCGCGCCCATGACCGCCTTGTCCCGCCGCGGATTACTACCCCGCCCACGGACTCTTCTGCCGGTTGAGGCTGCTGGAGATTTCAGCACCGAGCCTGCCCGCACGGCTTCATCTCTGCTGCGCCGTATCCGCAGCACCATTGCTGCGGGTGAAGCACAGGGGCGCCCATGGGAGGATGTGATTGATGCGCTGCGTGTTCAGGCTCCCGTCGTATGGGGTGCTCTGGAGACAGCGGAAAAACGGCGTCTGTTACGACATGTGCGGCCATTCTGGGATGTACACCGTTTCCAGTGCGCTCCTCAGATCGATGCTGTGGTCAGACAAGGGCTGGAGGAGGGCTGGTTGACAGTACGGGCCGCATCATTGGTCTCGGCGGTCAGTGAGAAATCCGGTGACATTGTGATCACGTCCCGCCCAAGGGGGCAGGCAGATATCAGCCGCCTGACCGTACGGGCCGTCGTGAACTGCACCGGCCCGGGCCATCGCTCGGTGGTAGAGGTGCATCCGGTTCTGCATGCGTTGGCGCAGCAAGGCGCATTACGCTCCGACCCTTGCCGTCTGGGTATTGATGTGGATTGGGAAAGCCGGGTGCTGGATCGTGACGGTACGGCGTGGCCCGATGCCTTTGTCGTAGGACCGCTGGCCCGTGGCACACATGGAGAGCTGATGGGATTGCCGCAGGTCACAACGCAGCCGAAGGCTGTGGCGGCGACGGTTGCGGCGCTCGCTGCAAAGAGTGTTGCCCGTGATGTGCCCGCGGATGCAGAGGCATGA